From a region of the Orcinus orca chromosome 18, mOrcOrc1.1, whole genome shotgun sequence genome:
- the LOC101288520 gene encoding bromodomain-containing protein 8-like isoform X2 yields the protein MFCVRLLVLPLGLRISVSVVVSKSSLLSEHKLLSTGPTEPWSIREKLCLASSVMRSGDQNWVSVSRAIKPFAEPGRPPDWFSQKHCASQYSELLETTETPKRKRGEKGEVVETVEDVIVRKLTAERVEELKKVIKETQEKYRRLKRDAELIQAGHMDSRLDELCNDIAMKKKLEEEEAEVKRKATDAAYQARQAVKTPPRRLPTVMVRSPIDSASPGGDYPLADLTATTMEEATSGVNESEMAVASGHLNSTGVLLEVGGVLPMIHGGEMQQTPNTVAASPAASVSQPDTCVPMEAVGDPHTVTVSMDSSEISMIINSIKEECFRSGVAEAPGGSKAPSIDGKEDLDLAEKMDIAVSYTGEELDFETVGDIIAIIEDKVDDHPEVLDVAAVEAALSFCEENDDPQSLPGPWEHPTQQERDKPVPLPAPEMTVKQERLDFEETESKGIHELVDIREPSVEIKMEPAEPEQGISGAEIVSGVVPATSMEPPELRSQDLDEEPRSTATGEITEADASSRRGDETPITTVKTEASPESMLSPSHGSNPIEDPLESETQHKFEMSDSLKEESGTIFGSQIKDAPGEDEEEDGVSEAASLEEPKEEDQGEGYLSEMDNEPPVSESDDGFSIHNATLQSHTLADSIPSSPASSQFSVCSEDQEAIQAQKIWKKAIMLVWRAAANHRYANVFLQPVTDDIAPGYHSIVQRPMDLSTIKKNIENGLIRSTAEFQRDIMLMFQNAVMYNSSDHDVYHMAVEMQRDVLEQIQQFLATQLIMQTSESGISAKSLRGRDSTRKQDSSEKDSVPMGSPAFLLSLFDGGTRGRRCAIEADMKMKK from the exons ATGTTCTGTGTTAGGCTTTTAGTCCTCCCTTTGGGGCTTAGAATTAGTGTCTCAGTGGTTGTCTCCAAGTCTTCTCTCCTTTCAGAACATAAGCTGCTGAGTACTGGCCCTACAGAGCCATGGTCCATCCGAGAGAAGCTGTGTTTAGCGTCTTCCGTTATGAGGAGTGGAGATCAAAATTGGGTATCAGTTAGCAGAGCAATCAAGCCCTTTGCAGAACCTGGCCGCCCTCCAGACTGGTTCTCTCAAAAACATTGTGCTTCCCAGTACTCGGAGCTCCTAGAGACCACTGAGACCCCAAAACGGAAACGGGGTGAAAAGGGAGAAGTGGTAGAAACCGTTGAAGATGTCATTGTTCGGAAACTGACTGCTGAGCGAGTTGAGGAACTAAAGAAAGTGATAAAGGAAACCCAGGAAAAATATAGACGGCTGAAAAGAGATGCAGAACTAATTCAAGCTGGGCACATGGACAGCAGACTGGATGAGCTTTGCAATGACATTGCGATGAAAAAGAAattggaggaagaggaggctgaAGTAAAGAGGAAGGCTACGGATGCGGCTTATCAGGCCCGTCAAGCAGTAAAAACACCCCCTCGGAGGTTACCTACTGTGATGGTTCGCTCTCCTATAGATTCTGCCTCCCCAGGAGGTGATTATCCACTTGCCGACTTGACTGCAACCACTATGGAAGAGGCCACCTCTGGGGTCAATGAGAGTGAAATGGCTGTGGCTTCTGGCCACCTGAACAGTACAGGTGTCCTCCTGGAGGTAGGCGGGGTCCTTCCCATGATACATGGTGGGGAGATGCAGCAAACACCCAACACTGTTGCAGCCTCCCCAGCTGCCTCAG TGAGTCAGCCTGATACCTGTGTTCCCATGGAGGCTGTGGGGGATCCACATACTGTGACTGTCTCCATGGATAGCAGTGAAATCTCCATGATCATCAATTCTATCAAAGAAGAGTGTTTCCGGTCAGGGGTAGCAGAGGCCCCTGGAGGATCAAAGGCTCCTAGCATTGATGGGAAGGAAGATTTAGATCTGGCTGAGAAGATGGATATTGCTGTGTCTTACACAGGTGAAGAACTAGACTTTGAGACTGTTGGGGACATCATTGCCATCATTGAGGACAAGGTAGATGATCATCCTGAAGTGCTGGATGTGGCAGCAGTGGAAGCAGCACTGTCATTCTGTGAAGAGAATGATGATCCCCAATCCCTGCCTGGCCCCTGGGAGCACCCTACGCAGCAGGAACGGGACAAGCCAGTACCTCTCCCTGCACCAGAGATGACGGTCAAGCAAGAGAGGCTGGACTttgaagaaacagaaagcaaaggaATCCATGAACTGGTGGACATCAGGGAACCCAGTGTTGAGATCAAAATGGAACCTGCAGAACCAGAGCAAGGCATTTCAGGGGCTGAAATAGTATCTGGAGTTGTTCCAGCCACGAGTATGGAGCCACCAGAACTCAGGAGTCAGGACTTAGATGAGGAACCCAGAAGTACTGCAACTGGAGAAATTACTGAAGCAGATGCTTCCAGTAGGAGAGGCGATGAAACTCCAATTACAACAGTGAAGACAGAGGCATCCCCTGAAAGCATGTTGTCTCCATCACATGGCTCAAATCCCATTGAAGATCCTTTAGAGTCAGAGACTCAGCACAAGTTTGAAATGTCAGACTCATTGAAAGAAGAATCAGGGACTATTTTTGGAAGCCAGATAAAGGATGCCCCAGGTGAGGATGAGGAAGAAGATGGAGTCAGTGAAGCGGCCAGCCTAGAGGAGCCTAAGGAAGAAGATCAAGGAGAAGGCTATTTGTCAGAAATGGATAATGAGCCCCCTGTGAGTGAGAGTGACGATGGCTTTAGCATACACAATGCTACGCTGCAGTCCCACACACTGGCAGACTCCATCCCCAGCAGCCCTGCTTCTTCACAATTCTCTGTCTGTAGTGAGGATCAGGAAGCTATTCAGGCACAGAAAATCTGGAAGAAAGCCATCATGCTTGTATGGAGAGCCGCAGCTAATCATAGGTATGCTAATGTCTTCCTGCAGCCTGTTACAGATGACATAGCACCTGGCTACCACAGCATTGTACAGAGGCCTATGGATTTGTCAACtattaagaaaaacattgaaaatgGACTGATCCGCAGCACAGCTGAATTTCAGCGTGACATTATGCTGATGTTCCAGAATGCTGTGATGTATAATAGCTCAGACCACGATGTCTATCACATGGCAGTAGAAATGCAGCGAGATGTCTTGGAGCAGATCCAGCAATTCCTGGCCACACAGTTGATTATGCAGACATCTGAATCTGGGATCAGTGCTAAAAGTCTTCGAGGGAGAGATTCTACCCGCAAACAGGATTCTTCAGAGAAGGACAGTGTCCCCATGGgctctcctgccttccttctctctctctttgatgGGGGAACGAGGGGGCGCCGCTGTGCCATTGAAGCAGATATGAAGATGAAAAAGTGA
- the LOC101288520 gene encoding bromodomain-containing protein 8-like isoform X1, with amino-acid sequence MFCVRLLVLPLGLRISVSVVVSKSSLLSEHKLLSTGPTEPWSIREKLCLASSVMRSGDQNWVSVSRAIKPFAEPGRPPDWFSQKHCASQYSELLETTETPKRKRGEKGEVVETVEDVIVRKLTAERVEELKKVIKETQEKYRRLKRDAELIQAGHMDSRLDELCNDIAMKKKLEEEEAEVKRKATDAAYQARQAVKTPPRRLPTVMVRSPIDSASPGGDYPLADLTATTMEEATSGVNESEMAVASGHLNSTGVLLEVGGVLPMIHGGEMQQTPNTVAASPAASGAPTLSRLLEAGPTQFTTPLASFTTVASEPPVKIVPPPVESVSQATIVMMPALPAPSSAPAVSTPESVAPVSQPDTCVPMEAVGDPHTVTVSMDSSEISMIINSIKEECFRSGVAEAPGGSKAPSIDGKEDLDLAEKMDIAVSYTGEELDFETVGDIIAIIEDKVDDHPEVLDVAAVEAALSFCEENDDPQSLPGPWEHPTQQERDKPVPLPAPEMTVKQERLDFEETESKGIHELVDIREPSVEIKMEPAEPEQGISGAEIVSGVVPATSMEPPELRSQDLDEEPRSTATGEITEADASSRRGDETPITTVKTEASPESMLSPSHGSNPIEDPLESETQHKFEMSDSLKEESGTIFGSQIKDAPGEDEEEDGVSEAASLEEPKEEDQGEGYLSEMDNEPPVSESDDGFSIHNATLQSHTLADSIPSSPASSQFSVCSEDQEAIQAQKIWKKAIMLVWRAAANHRYANVFLQPVTDDIAPGYHSIVQRPMDLSTIKKNIENGLIRSTAEFQRDIMLMFQNAVMYNSSDHDVYHMAVEMQRDVLEQIQQFLATQLIMQTSESGISAKSLRGRDSTRKQDSSEKDSVPMGSPAFLLSLFDGGTRGRRCAIEADMKMKK; translated from the coding sequence ATGTTCTGTGTTAGGCTTTTAGTCCTCCCTTTGGGGCTTAGAATTAGTGTCTCAGTGGTTGTCTCCAAGTCTTCTCTCCTTTCAGAACATAAGCTGCTGAGTACTGGCCCTACAGAGCCATGGTCCATCCGAGAGAAGCTGTGTTTAGCGTCTTCCGTTATGAGGAGTGGAGATCAAAATTGGGTATCAGTTAGCAGAGCAATCAAGCCCTTTGCAGAACCTGGCCGCCCTCCAGACTGGTTCTCTCAAAAACATTGTGCTTCCCAGTACTCGGAGCTCCTAGAGACCACTGAGACCCCAAAACGGAAACGGGGTGAAAAGGGAGAAGTGGTAGAAACCGTTGAAGATGTCATTGTTCGGAAACTGACTGCTGAGCGAGTTGAGGAACTAAAGAAAGTGATAAAGGAAACCCAGGAAAAATATAGACGGCTGAAAAGAGATGCAGAACTAATTCAAGCTGGGCACATGGACAGCAGACTGGATGAGCTTTGCAATGACATTGCGATGAAAAAGAAattggaggaagaggaggctgaAGTAAAGAGGAAGGCTACGGATGCGGCTTATCAGGCCCGTCAAGCAGTAAAAACACCCCCTCGGAGGTTACCTACTGTGATGGTTCGCTCTCCTATAGATTCTGCCTCCCCAGGAGGTGATTATCCACTTGCCGACTTGACTGCAACCACTATGGAAGAGGCCACCTCTGGGGTCAATGAGAGTGAAATGGCTGTGGCTTCTGGCCACCTGAACAGTACAGGTGTCCTCCTGGAGGTAGGCGGGGTCCTTCCCATGATACATGGTGGGGAGATGCAGCAAACACCCAACACTGTTGCAGCCTCCCCAGCTGCCTCAGGTGCTCCCACTCTTTCCCGGCTTTTAGAAGCTGGTCCTACACAGTTCACCACACCTCTTGCTTCCTTCACTACTGTTGCCAGTGAACCTCCAGTTAAAATTGTGCCACCCCCTGTAGAGTCTGTGTCCCAAGCTACCATTGTCATGATGCCTGCGCTGCCAGCACCATCCTCTGCTCCGGCTGTCTCCACTCCTGAGAGTGTAGCTCCAGTGAGTCAGCCTGATACCTGTGTTCCCATGGAGGCTGTGGGGGATCCACATACTGTGACTGTCTCCATGGATAGCAGTGAAATCTCCATGATCATCAATTCTATCAAAGAAGAGTGTTTCCGGTCAGGGGTAGCAGAGGCCCCTGGAGGATCAAAGGCTCCTAGCATTGATGGGAAGGAAGATTTAGATCTGGCTGAGAAGATGGATATTGCTGTGTCTTACACAGGTGAAGAACTAGACTTTGAGACTGTTGGGGACATCATTGCCATCATTGAGGACAAGGTAGATGATCATCCTGAAGTGCTGGATGTGGCAGCAGTGGAAGCAGCACTGTCATTCTGTGAAGAGAATGATGATCCCCAATCCCTGCCTGGCCCCTGGGAGCACCCTACGCAGCAGGAACGGGACAAGCCAGTACCTCTCCCTGCACCAGAGATGACGGTCAAGCAAGAGAGGCTGGACTttgaagaaacagaaagcaaaggaATCCATGAACTGGTGGACATCAGGGAACCCAGTGTTGAGATCAAAATGGAACCTGCAGAACCAGAGCAAGGCATTTCAGGGGCTGAAATAGTATCTGGAGTTGTTCCAGCCACGAGTATGGAGCCACCAGAACTCAGGAGTCAGGACTTAGATGAGGAACCCAGAAGTACTGCAACTGGAGAAATTACTGAAGCAGATGCTTCCAGTAGGAGAGGCGATGAAACTCCAATTACAACAGTGAAGACAGAGGCATCCCCTGAAAGCATGTTGTCTCCATCACATGGCTCAAATCCCATTGAAGATCCTTTAGAGTCAGAGACTCAGCACAAGTTTGAAATGTCAGACTCATTGAAAGAAGAATCAGGGACTATTTTTGGAAGCCAGATAAAGGATGCCCCAGGTGAGGATGAGGAAGAAGATGGAGTCAGTGAAGCGGCCAGCCTAGAGGAGCCTAAGGAAGAAGATCAAGGAGAAGGCTATTTGTCAGAAATGGATAATGAGCCCCCTGTGAGTGAGAGTGACGATGGCTTTAGCATACACAATGCTACGCTGCAGTCCCACACACTGGCAGACTCCATCCCCAGCAGCCCTGCTTCTTCACAATTCTCTGTCTGTAGTGAGGATCAGGAAGCTATTCAGGCACAGAAAATCTGGAAGAAAGCCATCATGCTTGTATGGAGAGCCGCAGCTAATCATAGGTATGCTAATGTCTTCCTGCAGCCTGTTACAGATGACATAGCACCTGGCTACCACAGCATTGTACAGAGGCCTATGGATTTGTCAACtattaagaaaaacattgaaaatgGACTGATCCGCAGCACAGCTGAATTTCAGCGTGACATTATGCTGATGTTCCAGAATGCTGTGATGTATAATAGCTCAGACCACGATGTCTATCACATGGCAGTAGAAATGCAGCGAGATGTCTTGGAGCAGATCCAGCAATTCCTGGCCACACAGTTGATTATGCAGACATCTGAATCTGGGATCAGTGCTAAAAGTCTTCGAGGGAGAGATTCTACCCGCAAACAGGATTCTTCAGAGAAGGACAGTGTCCCCATGGgctctcctgccttccttctctctctctttgatgGGGGAACGAGGGGGCGCCGCTGTGCCATTGAAGCAGATATGAAGATGAAAAAGTGA